One Agrobacterium vitis genomic window carries:
- a CDS encoding ABC transporter ATP-binding protein — translation MNIPERSVALSSAEPLLRVEGLSKTFTVGRTWVPGSGQTVYAVDNVSFEVMPGETLGLVGESGCGKSTLGRCLVRLYSVSAGKVILEGNDIAPLTQRELRPYRRRMQMIFQDPAASLNPRRRIGDLIAEPLRVHRIADRDGIERRLRDLMEIVGLPTAFLQRYPHEFSGGQRQRIGIARALALEPRLIVADEPVSALDVSVQAQIVNLFMDLRRQLALTTIFVAHDLSVVRQVSDRTAVMYLGSIVEIGATDMLFQRPAHPYTQALLSAIPVPEVGANIRRQRVILKGEIPSPLAPPSGCRFHPRCPVAQSRCAVERPALTSLGQGRQVACHFPLTLSAPA, via the coding sequence GGCCGAACGTGGGTGCCGGGTTCCGGGCAAACCGTTTACGCGGTGGACAACGTATCCTTTGAGGTTATGCCCGGCGAGACACTTGGGCTTGTGGGCGAGTCAGGTTGTGGCAAGTCTACGCTCGGTCGTTGCCTCGTGCGTCTCTATAGTGTCAGCGCCGGTAAGGTGATCCTTGAAGGCAACGACATCGCTCCTTTAACCCAACGCGAATTAAGGCCTTATCGGCGGCGCATGCAAATGATCTTTCAAGATCCTGCCGCCTCTCTCAATCCCCGTCGCCGTATCGGCGATTTGATTGCAGAACCTCTCCGTGTTCATAGGATTGCCGACCGCGACGGGATCGAGCGACGCCTTCGCGACCTGATGGAAATCGTCGGTCTGCCGACCGCCTTCTTGCAGCGCTATCCGCACGAATTCTCAGGCGGGCAACGCCAACGCATCGGTATCGCAAGAGCACTTGCCCTTGAGCCGAGGCTTATCGTTGCAGATGAGCCCGTGTCGGCTCTTGATGTTTCGGTCCAAGCGCAGATTGTCAATCTGTTTATGGATTTGCGTAGACAGTTGGCTCTGACGACGATCTTTGTCGCCCATGATCTCAGCGTCGTGCGGCAGGTCTCTGACCGCACGGCAGTCATGTACCTCGGTTCGATTGTTGAGATTGGTGCCACGGACATGCTGTTTCAACGGCCCGCTCATCCTTATACCCAAGCTTTGCTATCGGCTATTCCGGTACCGGAGGTCGGGGCCAACATCCGGCGTCAACGCGTTATTCTCAAGGGCGAAATTCCAAGCCCACTTGCGCCACCATCGGGTTGTCGTTTTCACCCGCGCTGTCCAGTTGCACAAAGTCGGTGTGCAGTCGAGCGTCCGGCCCTGACGTCACTCGGTCAGGGGCGACAAGTCGCTTGCCATTTTCCTTTAACCTTATCCGCTCCTGCCTGA
- a CDS encoding leucyl aminopeptidase, whose protein sequence is MTPILNISFKTPKDLDDLVGVTTIVFMDDTFRVGNRAKQLLEDVNWILVHRAATEAGFRGKVGEHMVFFAGDRRFVFVGISDEGEMIGHVDLGGHTAAAAGFAPHVLVVCETPQSIDLPPAAVAEVALGFRLWSYRFDTYRTQKAEQQIPERRVTMLTTDRVAAAQAYLAEAAVAEGVELARTLVNEPANVLTPQEFARRISALTEYGLDVEIMRESDLERLGFRALLAVGQGSAQETYVALLRWRGAPSRDDTPLAFVGKGVCFDTGGISIKRAAAMADMKGDMAGAASVVGLLLALARRNAPINAIGAVGLVENMPDGRAQRPGDIVRSLSGQTIEVTDTDYEGRLVLADLLWHVQANDKPRFMVDLATLTGAVAVALGLDHAGLFTNDDDLADQFSRASKATGELTWRLPLGASFDKAMNSKFADVRNIDPDYGGASTAASFIQRFVNNVPWVHLDISGPAQDLPESPICRSWGTGWGVRLLDRLVRNLEPTNA, encoded by the coding sequence ATGACACCTATATTGAATATTTCGTTTAAAACGCCAAAAGATCTGGACGATCTTGTCGGCGTAACAACCATCGTTTTTATGGATGACACATTCCGCGTCGGAAACCGCGCGAAACAATTGCTTGAGGATGTGAACTGGATTTTGGTCCATCGCGCAGCGACCGAAGCGGGTTTCCGCGGTAAAGTCGGCGAGCACATGGTCTTTTTCGCAGGCGACCGTCGATTTGTGTTTGTGGGTATTTCAGACGAAGGCGAGATGATCGGTCATGTCGATCTTGGTGGGCACACAGCGGCGGCAGCCGGATTCGCACCGCATGTGCTTGTTGTTTGTGAAACGCCGCAGTCAATCGATTTGCCTCCCGCAGCCGTTGCTGAAGTCGCGCTAGGCTTCCGTCTCTGGAGCTACCGTTTTGACACCTACCGAACCCAAAAAGCCGAACAACAAATACCCGAACGCCGGGTCACGATGCTGACGACAGATCGCGTTGCGGCGGCGCAGGCCTACCTTGCGGAGGCAGCCGTTGCTGAAGGCGTGGAATTGGCCCGCACTCTCGTCAATGAACCTGCCAATGTGCTCACGCCGCAAGAATTTGCTCGCCGCATTTCTGCTCTCACGGAGTACGGGCTGGACGTTGAGATCATGCGTGAAAGCGATCTTGAACGTTTGGGCTTTCGTGCTTTGCTCGCTGTGGGACAAGGCTCTGCCCAGGAGACATATGTGGCGTTACTGCGCTGGCGCGGCGCGCCAAGTCGGGACGACACACCGCTCGCTTTTGTCGGAAAGGGTGTGTGCTTCGACACGGGTGGCATTTCCATTAAACGCGCCGCTGCCATGGCCGATATGAAGGGCGACATGGCAGGTGCTGCGAGCGTCGTTGGACTTCTTCTGGCCTTGGCGCGGCGAAACGCGCCGATAAATGCCATTGGTGCCGTTGGCTTGGTCGAAAATATGCCTGATGGCCGGGCGCAGCGTCCCGGTGACATCGTACGCTCGCTTTCAGGCCAGACGATTGAGGTCACGGATACCGATTATGAAGGGCGTCTTGTCCTCGCGGATCTTCTTTGGCATGTGCAGGCCAACGACAAACCACGGTTCATGGTTGATCTTGCTACCCTCACAGGCGCTGTCGCAGTGGCGCTGGGTCTCGATCATGCCGGTCTTTTCACAAACGATGACGATCTGGCTGACCAGTTTTCCCGCGCTTCAAAAGCAACAGGTGAGTTGACCTGGCGTCTTCCATTGGGAGCAAGTTTCGACAAGGCGATGAACTCCAAATTCGCCGATGTTCGCAACATTGATCCAGACTACGGCGGTGCGAGCACCGCTGCCAGTTTTATTCAGCGCTTCGTGAACAATGTGCCCTGGGTTCATCTGGATATCAGTGGCCCGGCCCAGGATTTGCCCGAAAGCCCGATCTGCCGCAGTTGGGGAACAGGCTGGGGTGTGCGCCTCCTCGACCGGTTGGTCAGAAATTTGGAACCGACAAACGCATAG
- a CDS encoding ornithine cyclodeaminase — MSLKPAGPLSLVPFVSVEHMMQLVLTIGVEEVLIGLAREIEQDFRRWELFDKIPRVASHSNDGVIELMPTSDGNVYSFKYVNGHPKNIRSGRQTVTAFGMLADVATGYPLLLTEMTLLTALRTAATSAVAGKYLAPKDSRVMAIIGNGAQCEFQALAFKAICGIDTVHLYDVDPAATAKAMTNLTGSALNLVPCSSAEEAIEHAQIITTCTADKQYATILTDNMVGTGIHINAIGGDCPGKTELHRDILIRSDIFVEYPPQTRIEGEIQQLDADSPVTELWKVISGEVPGRSGGNQLTVFDSVGFAIEDFSALRYIYEKIKETPHFVALDLIADPDEPRDLFGMLKRAAA, encoded by the coding sequence ATGTCCCTTAAACCTGCCGGGCCGCTCAGTCTTGTGCCTTTCGTCAGCGTCGAACATATGATGCAACTGGTGTTGACCATAGGTGTAGAGGAGGTGCTGATCGGTCTTGCGCGCGAGATCGAACAGGATTTTCGTCGCTGGGAGCTGTTCGACAAGATCCCCAGAGTCGCTTCACACTCCAACGATGGCGTCATCGAGTTGATGCCGACAAGCGACGGAAATGTCTACAGTTTCAAGTATGTGAATGGACATCCCAAAAATATTCGCAGTGGTCGGCAGACGGTAACAGCCTTCGGGATGTTGGCCGACGTCGCCACCGGCTATCCATTACTTCTCACAGAAATGACGCTCTTGACAGCACTGCGGACCGCGGCCACGTCTGCGGTCGCTGGCAAATACCTCGCTCCAAAGGATAGTCGTGTTATGGCGATTATTGGAAATGGGGCACAATGCGAATTCCAGGCTCTGGCATTCAAAGCGATTTGCGGCATAGACACCGTCCATCTTTATGATGTCGATCCGGCTGCCACAGCCAAGGCCATGACGAATTTGACGGGCAGTGCATTGAATTTGGTGCCGTGCTCAAGTGCAGAAGAGGCCATCGAACATGCGCAAATCATCACAACGTGCACGGCCGATAAGCAGTACGCGACGATTTTAACCGACAATATGGTCGGAACGGGGATTCACATCAATGCAATCGGGGGTGATTGCCCCGGGAAGACAGAGCTACATAGGGACATCCTGATTCGATCAGACATCTTTGTCGAGTATCCACCTCAAACTCGAATCGAAGGCGAGATCCAGCAGCTGGATGCAGACTCGCCGGTCACAGAACTTTGGAAGGTGATCTCCGGCGAGGTTCCGGGTCGCTCGGGTGGCAATCAGCTGACTGTTTTCGACAGCGTCGGTTTCGCCATCGAGGATTTTTCAGCGCTTCGATATATTTATGAAAAAATAAAGGAAACCCCACATTTTGTGGCTTTGGATCTGATTGCGGACCCC